From one Geoalkalibacter halelectricus genomic stretch:
- the zupT gene encoding zinc transporter ZupT: MPENFWFAFGLTLIAGLSTGIGSAIAFFSRHTNTRFLSIALGFSAGVMVYISLAEILVEAQDGLVAEWGGTPGAWAAVAAFFTGILVIAVIDRLVPERENPHEVHLVEETLERPNDRRLMRMGVMAALAIGIHNFPEGLATFFVALHDPALGIPIALAIALHNIPEGIAVSIPIYYATGSRRKAFFYSFLSGLAEPIGALVGFFLLMPFYSETLTFLLLAGVAGIMVFISLDELLPAAREYGEHHLAIYGLIGGMMVMAASLVLLM; this comes from the coding sequence ATGCCTGAGAATTTCTGGTTTGCCTTCGGGTTGACTTTGATTGCCGGCTTGTCCACGGGCATCGGCAGCGCCATCGCCTTTTTTTCCCGCCATACCAATACCCGCTTTTTATCCATTGCCCTGGGGTTTTCCGCCGGCGTCATGGTGTACATCTCGCTGGCGGAAATTCTGGTCGAGGCCCAGGACGGACTCGTCGCGGAGTGGGGCGGCACGCCCGGCGCATGGGCGGCAGTGGCGGCCTTTTTTACCGGCATTCTGGTCATCGCGGTGATTGACCGGCTGGTGCCGGAGCGCGAAAACCCCCACGAAGTTCACCTGGTGGAGGAAACCCTTGAGAGGCCCAACGACCGGCGCCTGATGCGCATGGGCGTCATGGCGGCGCTGGCCATTGGAATCCATAATTTCCCCGAAGGGTTGGCGACCTTTTTCGTCGCCCTGCATGATCCGGCCCTGGGAATTCCCATCGCCCTGGCCATCGCCCTGCACAACATTCCCGAGGGAATCGCCGTCTCCATACCCATTTATTATGCCACGGGCAGCCGCCGCAAGGCTTTTTTCTATTCCTTTCTGTCCGGACTGGCCGAGCCCATCGGGGCTTTGGTCGGATTTTTCCTGCTCATGCCTTTTTACAGCGAAACTCTGACCTTCTTGCTCCTGGCGGGGGTGGCCGGGATCATGGTGTTCATCTCCCTGGACGAATTGCTGCCGGCGGCACGGGAATACGGAGAGCATCATCTCGCCATTTACGGGCTGATCGGTGGCATGATGGTCATGGCTGCAAGCCTTGTCTTGCTGATGTAG
- the cdd gene encoding cytidine deaminase: MPKNPNVVEDLIAAARQAARHSHAPYSGFTVGAALLSSSGAIFAGCNVENASYGLTLCAERVALGTAVAAGDRDFDTLVLYTPTAQPVLPCGACRQVLREFSADLRVMSVCDGPRRIDTTLAELFPQPFNPAMLSAREERHD; the protein is encoded by the coding sequence ATGCCGAAAAATCCAAACGTGGTTGAGGATCTGATCGCCGCCGCGCGCCAAGCGGCGCGGCACAGCCATGCACCGTACAGCGGCTTTACCGTCGGGGCGGCGTTGCTGAGTTCCAGTGGCGCGATTTTCGCCGGGTGCAACGTCGAGAACGCCTCCTACGGGCTCACCCTCTGCGCCGAGCGGGTCGCCTTGGGCACGGCAGTTGCCGCCGGTGACCGCGACTTCGACACCCTGGTTCTCTACACCCCCACGGCTCAACCGGTTCTGCCCTGTGGCGCCTGCCGGCAGGTGTTGCGGGAATTTTCCGCTGATCTTCGGGTGATGAGCGTCTGCGACGGCCCCCGGCGCATCGACACGACTCTTGCCGAGCTATTTCCCCAGCCCTTTAATCCCGCCATGCTTAGTGCCCGTGAGGAGCGCCATGACTGA
- a CDS encoding nucleoside phosphorylase — MTDAAIKYHIGFGLADLGPHPPTLALLSGDPERAYRIATADPEIHLEKKLSHRRGLASYLLQLPNGRRILSATSGMGAPSLSIVVNELFAVGIRQIIRVGTCGSLQDEVRVGSLVISRAALCRQGAADDIAPPEYPAAADPFLTLRLVEAARELGIPWHLGVTASVDTFYEGQERILSSSNPHLLRRLHGINEEYRRLGILNYEMEAGTLFKMAGVYGFAAACLCAVVANRGAGEEVALDLKAQAEADAIRLALHVARLPEEMLAG; from the coding sequence ATGACTGATGCAGCGATCAAATATCATATCGGCTTCGGGCTCGCCGACCTGGGCCCGCACCCACCCACCCTGGCCTTGCTGAGCGGCGACCCCGAGCGCGCCTATCGCATCGCCACGGCGGACCCGGAAATCCATCTGGAAAAAAAGCTTTCCCACCGCCGGGGGCTGGCCAGCTATCTTCTGCAATTACCCAACGGGCGGCGCATCCTTTCAGCCACCAGCGGCATGGGCGCGCCCTCCTTGTCCATTGTCGTCAACGAACTCTTTGCCGTAGGCATCCGCCAGATCATTCGCGTGGGTACCTGCGGCTCCCTGCAGGATGAGGTCCGGGTCGGCAGCCTGGTGATTTCGCGCGCCGCCCTGTGCCGCCAGGGTGCCGCCGACGACATCGCGCCGCCGGAATATCCCGCCGCCGCCGATCCCTTTCTCACCCTGCGCCTGGTGGAGGCCGCGCGCGAGCTCGGCATTCCCTGGCATCTCGGCGTGACCGCCTCCGTCGATACCTTCTATGAAGGACAGGAGCGGATTCTTTCCTCGAGCAATCCCCATCTGCTGCGTCGTCTGCACGGGATCAACGAGGAATATCGGCGCCTGGGCATCCTCAACTACGAAATGGAGGCGGGCACCTTGTTCAAAATGGCGGGGGTGTACGGTTTTGCCGCGGCGTGCCTGTGCGCCGTGGTGGCCAATCGCGGCGCGGGAGAAGAGGTCGCCCTGGATCTCAAGGCCCAGGCCGAGGCCGACGCGATTCGGCTGGCCTTGCATGTGGCTCGGCTGCCGGAGGAGATGCTTGCGGGTTAG
- a CDS encoding PIN domain-containing protein, whose product MTAGAVVVDTNVLVAGLLTADESSPPVRILDGMLSGAFPYLLSAALFAEYRAVLLLPPIAARHGLTVEDIDQLLEDLVAGAVWREPVAAISAPDPGDDHLWSLVACHPGTSLVTGDQLLLSNPPRGTKVMAPREFMGQWS is encoded by the coding sequence ATGACCGCAGGCGCCGTGGTGGTGGACACCAACGTCCTTGTCGCCGGATTACTCACGGCCGACGAATCTTCCCCGCCGGTGAGAATTCTGGATGGCATGCTCAGCGGCGCGTTTCCTTACCTGCTTTCGGCGGCCCTGTTCGCCGAGTATCGTGCCGTTCTCTTGCTTCCACCCATCGCCGCTCGGCACGGGCTGACCGTGGAGGATATCGATCAGTTGCTTGAGGATCTCGTGGCGGGTGCCGTCTGGCGTGAGCCCGTTGCGGCCATCTCGGCGCCAGATCCGGGGGATGATCATCTATGGTCGCTGGTTGCATGCCACCCGGGCACGTCCCTTGTGACGGGTGACCAGCTGTTGTTGAGCAACCCTCCTCGGGGAACCAAAGTCATGGCTCCGCGCGAGTTCATGGGGCAATGGAGTTAA
- a CDS encoding ribbon-helix-helix protein, CopG family has product MPRLTVTLDDDLHRALKETAARQGRSINAIIEESLRFRGIRDRASARTPVERARRQSGMTEHKAMNLAIEEVRKVRRS; this is encoded by the coding sequence ATGCCACGTTTAACCGTCACCCTGGATGATGATCTGCATCGAGCGTTGAAAGAAACCGCCGCGCGCCAGGGGCGCTCCATTAATGCCATTATTGAAGAAAGCCTGCGCTTTCGAGGCATTCGTGATCGCGCTTCGGCACGAACCCCGGTTGAGCGTGCCCGCCGCCAGTCCGGCATGACCGAGCACAAGGCGATGAATCTGGCGATTGAAGAGGTGCGCAAAGTGCGCCGTTCATGA
- a CDS encoding macro domain-containing protein, producing MHEITGNIWDHLGQAIVVITTNCTVDRRGRAVMGRGCAGQALTYFPDLTERLGHLLQHQGAQVHDLGNGLVSFPVEETAWSLPDPRLIRQSARQLRELADQRGWSKIIVPRPGCGGGGLEWRHVKPLLKDYFDDRFHIINAHPEQ from the coding sequence ATGCATGAGATTACCGGCAACATTTGGGACCATTTGGGCCAGGCCATTGTCGTCATCACCACCAACTGCACTGTCGACCGACGTGGCCGGGCCGTCATGGGACGCGGTTGCGCCGGTCAGGCATTGACATATTTCCCCGATCTTACCGAACGTCTCGGACACCTTCTGCAACACCAGGGAGCTCAGGTGCACGACCTGGGCAACGGCCTGGTGAGCTTCCCCGTCGAGGAAACCGCCTGGTCCCTACCTGACCCGCGGCTGATCAGGCAATCCGCCCGGCAACTGCGTGAGCTCGCCGATCAGCGCGGCTGGAGCAAGATAATCGTCCCGCGCCCAGGTTGCGGTGGCGGCGGTCTTGAGTGGCGCCACGTCAAACCGTTGCTGAAAGACTATTTTGATGATCGCTTTCACATCATCAACGCACATCCTGAACAGTAA
- a CDS encoding sll1863 family stress response protein — protein MDTRTKYVEKLSADIVEWDNQIERLKEKMEDAEPEAKAQYAQSIASLKEKRNQAAEKLQNLHVADDNEWEEVKKGAEQIWEEMKTMLKENITKH, from the coding sequence ATGGACACGCGAACAAAATACGTCGAAAAACTCTCCGCGGATATCGTAGAATGGGACAACCAAATTGAGCGCCTTAAGGAGAAGATGGAAGATGCAGAGCCGGAGGCCAAGGCCCAATACGCACAATCCATAGCCAGCTTGAAAGAAAAACGCAATCAAGCCGCGGAAAAACTACAAAACCTGCATGTAGCCGATGACAATGAATGGGAAGAAGTCAAAAAAGGCGCCGAGCAGATCTGGGAAGAGATGAAGACGATGCTGAAGGAGAACATCACAAAGCATTGA
- a CDS encoding DUF1328 family protein translates to MLSYAVAFLIIALIAAIFGFTGIAAAAANIAKIIFYIFLILFLLALISGLLRGAGV, encoded by the coding sequence ATGCTGAGTTATGCTGTTGCTTTTCTTATTATCGCCCTTATCGCCGCCATTTTCGGTTTTACAGGGATCGCTGCAGCTGCGGCAAATATCGCCAAGATCATCTTTTACATTTTCCTTATTCTCTTCCTCCTCGCTTTGATCAGCGGCCTGCTACGGGGAGCTGGGGTTTAG
- a CDS encoding DUF3096 domain-containing protein: MYVQLTPIISIIAGILILIMPKLLNLIVAIYLIIIGIVGLIG; this comes from the coding sequence ATGTATGTGCAACTAACGCCAATAATCTCGATCATTGCAGGCATCCTTATTCTTATCATGCCGAAGCTTCTCAACCTGATTGTTGCCATTTACCTGATTATTATCGGAATTGTTGGATTAATTGGCTGA
- a CDS encoding phosphatase PAP2 family protein, which translates to MLTPEKTKIAGGLVGYYARHITPVEARMMLRVCELRRFQPITLLMRTSSRLGDGPLWYLTALILLAGGGAVERWAVLAAGISLLLSVLLFTLLKNVIGRPRPFEIWADLPCQMPPPDRFSFPSGHTMTAFAACGALAVLLPGSLALFLPVAILIGFSRIFLGLHYPTDVLVGALLGSTIGLGMGRLFLMGVL; encoded by the coding sequence ATGCTGACACCCGAAAAAACCAAGATCGCCGGCGGCCTGGTCGGCTATTACGCGCGTCACATCACGCCCGTGGAGGCGCGCATGATGCTGCGCGTCTGCGAGCTGCGCCGCTTTCAACCCATTACCCTGCTGATGCGCACTTCCAGCCGCCTGGGCGACGGGCCCCTGTGGTATCTTACCGCCCTCATTCTGCTGGCCGGCGGCGGTGCCGTCGAGCGCTGGGCGGTTCTGGCCGCGGGCATCTCCCTGCTGCTGAGCGTGCTGCTGTTCACCCTGCTCAAGAACGTCATCGGGCGCCCGCGCCCCTTCGAAATCTGGGCCGACCTGCCCTGCCAGATGCCGCCACCCGATCGCTTTTCCTTTCCCTCCGGGCACACCATGACCGCTTTCGCCGCCTGCGGCGCCCTGGCCGTATTGCTGCCGGGTTCCCTGGCGCTGTTTCTGCCGGTTGCAATTCTCATCGGCTTTTCGCGCATTTTCCTTGGACTGCACTACCCCACCGACGTCCTGGTCGGCGCCCTGCTCGGCTCGACCATCGGTTTGGGGATGGGACGGCTTTTCTTGATGGGAGTACTCTAA